The DNA sequence TTTTTGTATGTCCTGGTGTAAAAATTATATAAAACACTTTATTAAATAAAAAAATTTTTTTTTCTTTTTTAATTATATTTTGATTTGTTTTACTAACAAAATTTAATTTTTTTGGAGTAAATATTTTTATTTTAGGATAATATTTTAATAATTTAAAAATTCCATTAATATGATCACAATGTAAATGTGTAATTAAAATTATTATTGGTTTTAAATTAAATTTTTCTAATTTTTTAATAATTATATTTGATTTTCCTGGATCGATTATAATACATTTATTTTTTTTTGAAATAATCCAAACAATATTATCATTTAAAATTTCTATTCCTCTAATATTTATCATTTGTGTTCCTTATTTAAAATTTTTTTATAATAAAAAATTTCTTTTACATATCCTATATCTTTTTTTGTTGGATTTTTTGCTGATTTTTTTGCTTTAATATCACATAATTCATTTTCTAATTGACCTGAATGGCTTTTAATCCAAATCCATTTTATTTTTTTATGTTTTTGAATTGCATTATTTAATCTTATCCAAAGATCAATATTTTTTACTTTTGTATTATTTTTTTTTTTCCAATTATTTTGTTTCCATTGATTCATCCATTTTGTAAAACCATAATTTACATATTTACTATCTGTATTAATTATAATATTTGATGGTATATTTATTTTTTCTATTCCAATTATTACACTTATCAATTCCATTCTATTATTAGTGGTTAAAAAAAAACCTGAACTAAAAATTTTTGTTAAATTTTTATATTTTATGATTGTACAAAAACCACCCGGTCCTGGGTTTCCTAAACATGATCCATCAGTAAATATTGAAATTACATTTTTTTTTTTTAATTTCATTTTTAAAAATTCTCATTTTAAAAAAATATATGAATAATAAACATTTTCGTCAAATTGTTCTTGATACGGAAACAACAGGAATAAATAAAGAAGGTCCTGTATATTTAAATCATAGAATTATAGAGATTGGAGCAGTAGAAATAATTAATCGTAAAATTACTAAAAATAAATTTCACATATATATTAATCCAAATCGATCAATAGAAAAAGAAGCTTATAATATTCATGGAATTTCTAATAATTTTTTATTAGATAAACCAAATTTTTCTAAAATTTATAAAAATTTTATTAATTATGTAAAAAATTCTGAATTAATTATTCATAATTCTAAATTTGATTTAGGTTTTATAAATTATGAATTAAAATTATTAAATAAAAATATAAAAAATATATTAAATTATTGTACCATAATAGATACATTAAAATTATCAAGAAAAATTTTTCCTGGTAGAAAAAATAGTTTAGAAGCTTTATGTAAACGTTATAAAATTTATGATAATAGAAAATTTCATAGTGCAATATTAGATGCTAAATTATTAGCAAAAGTATATTTATTAATGACATCTAAACAAAAATCTTTTAATTTTATAAATAAAAAAATTAATAATGTTAAAAAAAAAAATAAAATATTTAAAAATAATAAAAAAATTTATTTAAAAAAATCAAATAATATTGAGAATATTCTCCATAAAAAATATTTAAAAAAAATGAAAAAAAATGGAAATTGTATTTGGTTTGATATAAAAAGTTAATAAAATATTGTTTTTTTATAAAAATATAGTATAATTATTATATAAAAATTTTTTTAAAAAATTTGGTGCGGTAGTTCAGATGGTTAGAATATCGGCCTGTCACGCCGGAGGTCACGGGTTCGAGCCCCGTCCGCACCGATATAAATTTTTCTTCTATCTTTTTATTATTATAAAAAATTATTTTTTTAATTAAAAAATATTTTTTTATAATATTTAAAAAAAAATACAATATATAAAAATATTTAAATTATAAGTAATTTCATTCATAAAAAAATAATAGTAATTATTAAAATATATATCTTAAAACAATATTATATTTTTTAAAAATATTTATATTTTTATTTAATTTAATTATATTATTGAGATTTAATTAATTGATTGATTTAAAAAAATATAAGATATATTTTTTATTATTTATAATTCTACTATTATTAAATATATTTAAAAAAATATATTTTTTATATAAAAATATTTTAAAAAATATTCTTATTTTTAATATTTTAAAATAAGGAAATTATATGATGATACAAAAAAAAAAAGATATTAATAAAAATGATATAAATAATAAAGAAGATAAATTTAAAATTAAAAATAAAATAAAATATTTAAAGAAAAATAATAAAAAATTAAAAAAAAATATAATTTCTTTAAAAAAAAAAAATAAAAATAAAATTGAAAAAGTACAAATTAGATGCAGAAAAGAAATAGAATTATCTTATAAATTTTCTTTAGAAAACATTTTTTCTTCTATTTTACCAATTTTAGATAGTTTAGAAATGGCAACATTATCTTTAAATGATAATAAAAATATAGAATATTATAAAATTTATAAAAAATTAAAAAAATTAAAAAATTATTTTATTAAAATTTTAATTAATAATAATGTAAAAATAATTGATAAAATTAATGTTCGGTTTAATCCATTGTTTCATCAAGCTATGTTTTTAAAATTTTCAAAAGATATAAAAGAAAATAATATTATAGATGTTCTTCAAAAAGGATATTTATTACATGATCGTTTATTAAGAGCTGCAATGGTTTCCGTTTCTAAAATTTAATTTTTATATAATACATTTTTACAAAAAATAATTTAAAAAAATAATTACAAGTCTTGATTATCATTATATAAAAATCAAGACTTTAAATTTTTAAAAATATATAAATTTTTATATATTTATTTTTTTATATTTTTTTAAAAAAAATTTTTATTACTTTAAAGTTTAATATTATGTTAAAAAAAAAAAAAATAATTATTACAACAAATAAAAAAGCAAAATTTAATTTTTCTATTAAAAAATTTTTTACAGCTGGAATTGTTTTACATGGATGGGAGATAAAATCTATTCGTCAAGGAAAAATAAATATTAGTAATAGTTATATTGTTTCTCGTTCATTTGAATTATATTTATTTAACTGCAATATAGAACCATTAAAAACCACAAATTTATTTAATTTTTCTAATGAAAAAAATAGAAATATAAAATTACTTCTTTTAAAAAAAGAAATAAATTTTATTTTAAAAGAAATAAAAAAATTTAAATATACATTAATTCCAATTTCATTATTTTGGAAACGATCATTATGTAAAATTAAAATTGGTCTAGCTAAAGGAAAAAATTTATATGATAAAAGACAAGATAAAAAAAATAAAATTATAAAACGAGAATTATATAGAATTTCTAAGAAATTTAAAATTTAATTTAAATTAATTTTTTTTTTAAAAAAAATAAAAAAATATGAAAAAATATAAAAAAAATCATAAATATTGGATGAATATAGCTTTATTTTTTGCTGAAATAGCATTTATTCAAGGAGAAGTACCTGTTGGGTCATTATTGATTAAATCAAACAAAATTATTGGTTTTGGATGGAATAATTCTATACAAGAAAATGATCCAACAGGTCACTCTGAAATAATTACTTTAAGAAATTCAGGAAAATTTTTAAAAAATTATAGATTATTAAATTCTTCTCTTTATGTAACTTTAGAACCTTGTATCATGTGTTTAGGTGCAATTTTAAATAGTAGAATAAAAAATTTAATAATTGGAGCTAAACAAAAAAATTCTAAGAATCTTCTTTATAAAAATGATTTTATTTTAAATTCTAAAAAATTTAAAATAAAAATAATTAAAAATGTTTTAAGAAAGCAATGTTCGACTTTATTAAAACATTTTTTTTTAAATAAACGAAGTTAATACTTTTTAAAGAATTATTCTAATACAACAATTGCTTGTGCATATTTTTTTTCGTCTGTAAAACTTATATGAGATTTTTTTATTTTTAAAAAAATTTTTTTTTTTTTAGAATTTCCTAAATAATTTATTTTAGGTTTATTCATTTTATTTGAATATACTTCTAAATTATTAAATGAAATTCCATGACTCATTCCATATCCCATAGCTTTACATAACGCTTCTTTTATCACAAATCTTTTTGCTAAAAAATTTATTTTTCTTGAACTAGAATTATATAATTTTCTTTCTTTATATGATAATATTTTTTTTAAAAATTTTTTTTTAAAAAATTTAACAATTTTTTTAAAACGTTTAATTTTTATTATATCTATTCCTATTCCAATAATATTCATTTTTTTGTATTATCTAATTGTTATAATTATTTTTTAATTTTTATCCATAAAAAAAGATGTATTTTTTTATTTAATATTTTTTCTAAGTTTTTACGAGAAATCATGCTATATAATTTAATTTTTTTACCATTTTTTCCAATAAAAATTTTTTTTTGTCTATTATTTTTAATAAAAATAAATACATTTATAATTTTTTCATTATTTTTATTTTTTTTAATAGAATGCACTTTTATTACATTAACATAAGGTAATTCATCTCCAAAATATCTCATTATTGTTTCTCTTATACATTCATGTATTATTTTTTTTATAGATATTTTGCTATTTTTTTTTATTTCAAAATCATGTTTTTTTTTAGGAATATAATTATATAGTAATTTTTCTAACACATTAATATTTTCTCCTGTTTTAGAAGAAATAGGAATAATTTTATTTATTTTATATTTTTTATATATATATTTTATAAAAGGTAACATTTTTATTTTTTTTTTTATTTTATCAATTTTGTTAATAATTATAAAAATAAAAATATTTTTTTTTTTAAAAAAATTTATTAAATTATCATATTTATTATTCCAAATTAAATTATCAATAACTAATATCATTATTTTTAAATTTCTAAAAATATTATTTTTAAAATTTAATGTTTTATTTATAAAATTTTTAGACATTTTATTTTTTATATTAAATCCAGGTGTATCAATATAAATAAATTGATAATTTTTTTGTGTTTTGATTCCAATTATATTTTCTTGAGTTGTATTTTTTTTATTTGATGTAATAGAAATTTTTTTACCAATTATTTTGTTTAATAATGTTGATTTACCTGAATTTTGATTTCCAACAATTATAATTTTTCCACAATATTTTTTTTTCTTTTTCACTCTATTCCTAATTTTAGTAAAGCATATTGTGCCGCATGTTGTTCTGCTTTTCTTCGGCTTGAACCCATTCCAATTAAATTTTCAGAAATATTTAATATTTCACATTTTATAGTAAATACTTGATTATGTGCTTCTCCATATACTTGTATTACTTTGTAATTTGGAAGAGGTAAATGTTTAGATTGTAAATATTCTTGTAATCTTGTTTTTGGATCTTTTTGAGTATCTCCTGGACTAATATTTTTTAATCTATTTTTATACCATTTTAATATTAATTTTTTTATAGTATCCATATTGCTATCTAAGAATATACTTCCTATAATAGCTTCTACGGTATTTGCTAATATAGATTCTCTTTTAAATCCTCCACTTTTTAATTCTCCTTGTCCTAATTTTAAATGTTCTCCTAAATTTAATTCGTATGCTACTTTTGCTAAAGTATTTCCTCTAACTAATGATGCCCTCATTCTACTCATATCACCTTCATTGACAGTAGGAAAATTTGTATATAAAGAATGAGCAATAATAAAACTTAAAATTGAGTCTCCAAGAAATTCTAATCGTTCATTATGTTTAATACTAGAGCTTCTATGTGTAAGAGCTAATTTTAAAAGTCCTTTTTTTTTATAAATATATCCTAGTTTTTTTTGAATTTCTTTATTATTAATGTAATCCATAATTTACCAATTTTTTAAAATTATTATAGAAATAGTTATAATATATTTTTTATATAAAAAAATATATATTTATTGAATAATATGACCAATTCTATTAAATCTAATTCTAATAGGCCATGCATTTATTTTTTTTTCAACACTGAACCATACAAAAATTGCTTTTCCAATTAAATCATTTTCAGGAACTAAACCCCAGTATCTACTATCATAACTATTATCTCTATTATCTCCCATTACAAAATAATATCCTTTTGGAATATACCACATTCCATAATCAAAATTTTTTTGTTTATAATAATATTTCTGGTTATCTTTGAGATGATTATTTAAAATAATTTTATAACTTTTATTATTTATTATTTCTTCTAAAATTTTTATATTTTTTAAATTTAATATATCAATATTTTTTTTATCAATTTTTGAAAATTTTTTATATTCTATACATTTTTTTTTTTTACAAGATTTATCATAATTATTTTTTATTAAAAGAGTTTTAGTAAATTGATTATATATAATTAGATCTCCTGGAATTCCAATAATTCTTTTTATATAATTAATTTTTTTATCTCTTGGATATTGAAAAACAACAATATCTCCTCTTTTTGCATCATTTATTTTATAAATAATATTATTATTAATTGGATTTTTTATGTTATAAGCAAATTTTTTTACCATTATAAAATCTCCAATCAATAATGATGGAATCATTGAGCTAGAAGGAATTCTAAATGGTTCAAAAAAAAATGATCTACATAAAAACAAAAGTAATAAAATAGGAAAAAAAGAACTTATAAAACAAGATTTTTTTCTATATGTTATACATTTTTTATATCCAAAATTATATTTAAAACATAAATTTTTAATTGTTTCTATACACCAAGCTAATCCAGTAATTATTATAAATAATAATAATAATATAGAAAATAAATTAGACATTCATAACCCTCATTATTAATTTTTATTTATATTTAAAATAGAAAAAAAAGCTTCTTTTGGAACATTAATATTTCCTATTTTTTTCATTCTTTTTTTTCCTAATTTTTGTTTTTTTAACAATTTTTTTTTTCTAGAAATATCACCTCCATAACATTTTGATAAAACATTTTTTCTTAATTGTTTTATTGTAGTTCGAGCTACTATTTTATTTTTCACTTCAGCTTGAATTGAAATATTAAATTGTTGTCTTGGTATCATTTTTTTCATTTTTTCAATAATTTCTCTTCCTTTTTTTTCAGATATGCTTTCATGAACAATAAAAGATA is a window from the Buchnera aphidicola (Periphyllus koelreuteriae) genome containing:
- the tadA gene encoding tRNA adenosine(34) deaminase TadA, with translation MKKYKKNHKYWMNIALFFAEIAFIQGEVPVGSLLIKSNKIIGFGWNNSIQENDPTGHSEIITLRNSGKFLKNYRLLNSSLYVTLEPCIMCLGAILNSRIKNLIIGAKQKNSKNLLYKNDFILNSKKFKIKIIKNVLRKQCSTLLKHFFLNKRS
- a CDS encoding nucleotide exchange factor GrpE, which encodes MIQKKKDINKNDINNKEDKFKIKNKIKYLKKNNKKLKKNIISLKKKNKNKIEKVQIRCRKEIELSYKFSLENIFSSILPILDSLEMATLSLNDNKNIEYYKIYKKLKKLKNYFIKILINNNVKIIDKINVRFNPLFHQAMFLKFSKDIKENNIIDVLQKGYLLHDRLLRAAMVSVSKI
- the lepB gene encoding signal peptidase I; protein product: MSNLFSILLLLFIIITGLAWCIETIKNLCFKYNFGYKKCITYRKKSCFISSFFPILLLLFLCRSFFFEPFRIPSSSMIPSLLIGDFIMVKKFAYNIKNPINNNIIYKINDAKRGDIVVFQYPRDKKINYIKRIIGIPGDLIIYNQFTKTLLIKNNYDKSCKKKKCIEYKKFSKIDKKNIDILNLKNIKILEEIINNKSYKIILNNHLKDNQKYYYKQKNFDYGMWYIPKGYYFVMGDNRDNSYDSRYWGLVPENDLIGKAIFVWFSVEKKINAWPIRIRFNRIGHIIQ
- the era gene encoding GTPase Era, coding for MKKKKKYCGKIIIVGNQNSGKSTLLNKIIGKKISITSNKKNTTQENIIGIKTQKNYQFIYIDTPGFNIKNKMSKNFINKTLNFKNNIFRNLKIMILVIDNLIWNNKYDNLINFFKKKNIFIFIIINKIDKIKKKIKMLPFIKYIYKKYKINKIIPISSKTGENINVLEKLLYNYIPKKKHDFEIKKNSKISIKKIIHECIRETIMRYFGDELPYVNVIKVHSIKKNKNNEKIINVFIFIKNNRQKKIFIGKNGKKIKLYSMISRKNLEKILNKKIHLFLWIKIKK
- the rnhA gene encoding ribonuclease HI, with the protein product MKLKKKNVISIFTDGSCLGNPGPGGFCTIIKYKNLTKIFSSGFFLTTNNRMELISVIIGIEKINIPSNIIINTDSKYVNYGFTKWMNQWKQNNWKKKNNTKVKNIDLWIRLNNAIQKHKKIKWIWIKSHSGQLENELCDIKAKKSAKNPTKKDIGYVKEIFYYKKILNKEHK
- the acpS gene encoding holo-ACP synthase codes for the protein MNIIGIGIDIIKIKRFKKIVKFFKKKFLKKILSYKERKLYNSSSRKINFLAKRFVIKEALCKAMGYGMSHGISFNNLEVYSNKMNKPKINYLGNSKKKKIFLKIKKSHISFTDEKKYAQAIVVLE
- the smpB gene encoding SsrA-binding protein SmpB; the encoded protein is MLKKKKIIITTNKKAKFNFSIKKFFTAGIVLHGWEIKSIRQGKINISNSYIVSRSFELYLFNCNIEPLKTTNLFNFSNEKNRNIKLLLLKKEINFILKEIKKFKYTLIPISLFWKRSLCKIKIGLAKGKNLYDKRQDKKNKIIKRELYRISKKFKI
- the dnaQ gene encoding DNA polymerase III subunit epsilon, yielding MNNKHFRQIVLDTETTGINKEGPVYLNHRIIEIGAVEIINRKITKNKFHIYINPNRSIEKEAYNIHGISNNFLLDKPNFSKIYKNFINYVKNSELIIHNSKFDLGFINYELKLLNKNIKNILNYCTIIDTLKLSRKIFPGRKNSLEALCKRYKIYDNRKFHSAILDAKLLAKVYLLMTSKQKSFNFINKKINNVKKKNKIFKNNKKIYLKKSNNIENILHKKYLKKMKKNGNCIWFDIKS
- the rnc gene encoding ribonuclease III yields the protein MDYINNKEIQKKLGYIYKKKGLLKLALTHRSSSIKHNERLEFLGDSILSFIIAHSLYTNFPTVNEGDMSRMRASLVRGNTLAKVAYELNLGEHLKLGQGELKSGGFKRESILANTVEAIIGSIFLDSNMDTIKKLILKWYKNRLKNISPGDTQKDPKTRLQEYLQSKHLPLPNYKVIQVYGEAHNQVFTIKCEILNISENLIGMGSSRRKAEQHAAQYALLKLGIE